The candidate division KSB1 bacterium genome includes a window with the following:
- a CDS encoding GH116 family glycosyl-hydrolase has protein sequence MRGVSGRVRWSTAARWVAVFVVAWTMSTGWAVEIRHRCGTAVAYRDRAGQLWEADRAFRPGSWGYLSAGVGTATTADEISGTLDDELYRTERYGPDLHYRYEGLDNGVYRILFKFCELYWTAPGRRVFDVAVNGLLFLDDFDIFSQVGHDAALDTSVFVRVRDGRIDITVPEVKVDYAKFAAIAIVPAVPDDQPPSVPEGLRGSFWQGRIWLSWKRNREPDLDGYQLQRAVGEEGAWEALGPEIIKGVSAIVRAADSAVVVGRTYRYRVRALDVFGNASPWSEPVTVIASRPSEQLARIPEVAWTRPIGDYPVGATGHAKRGVPLGGIGAGNFMFNLCGTFGPWEFRTGLHEEKFLSAGAFHLWIQQGHQAPQVATLATEDVLPAWRRLLPGEGIYAALYPKAWFLYHGLPVEVALRHFTPVIPHNYRESSFPVAVFEAVVRNATTETVRVAFALTFPNADYGDWPRYGKRSVLRTEGDILGVILDATSPSNRRATEGTEWCIATRRLSPEEEVSYCTSWNGRGDGADFYTDFGDDGLLSNRSLHPDAEAAAIAVRKRLAPGEVWSVPFALAWDFPIVEFGAGTQWYRRYTEYFDTQADNSFDIASEALRNYTNWEAMVDAWQDRILSEPCYPDWLKQAALNELYYDTFGGVFWENGCLTKPEESSYGTLPPSDHKYFSMECQAYPFCETFDVRHYECRHYLVLWPEIERDVLRWFADYIANDPDGKAPHDAGMPSQDPFFRFSGYGGDWQDMPSKFIQQVYAYYRTTRDRAFLDFVWPACKKTFAYMKTKDTNGNGLPDVGNTTYDAWGFHGDNLLASGLWIGALEALEQLAEEKGDGVLLNDVRRRLSLARVAANAILWVEGGGYYRLDQTSDVIMADGLNGSRYCETNGLPPILPPERMASHLHKVFELCVAPLRDFTGDGVGDMGAVNGRRPDGTAVGNGQADEVWTGSSYFVAAMMYHWGKELGDELLCQRALQTAYGVYYQTWVNEETAYFFNTPEAWHFSDPRRYRAPQYQRPRAIWELLLEIKDPFAGTSGTESPPEASVAPGHFTLLPGCPNPFNEATALRYRLPWPARVTVQVFDSRGREVERLFDGPQAAGWHLARWSPRGLPSGVYVCRIRAARGSEEYVRSVKLVLVR, from the coding sequence ATGCGCGGGGTGTCGGGTAGAGTCCGTTGGTCAACAGCTGCCCGGTGGGTTGCCGTCTTCGTAGTCGCGTGGACCATGAGCACGGGGTGGGCGGTCGAGATCCGACACCGCTGCGGGACGGCCGTGGCTTACCGGGACCGAGCAGGTCAACTGTGGGAGGCCGATCGGGCCTTTCGCCCCGGAAGCTGGGGCTATCTGAGCGCAGGCGTCGGCACGGCGACTACGGCGGACGAAATCTCCGGTACCCTCGACGACGAGCTCTATCGTACCGAACGCTACGGGCCGGATCTCCATTACCGGTACGAGGGGCTGGACAATGGGGTGTACCGGATCCTGTTCAAGTTCTGCGAGCTCTACTGGACAGCACCGGGTCGTCGGGTCTTCGATGTCGCCGTCAACGGGCTGCTCTTCCTGGATGACTTCGACATCTTCTCCCAGGTTGGACACGATGCCGCGTTAGACACCTCCGTCTTTGTGCGGGTCCGCGACGGCCGCATCGACATCACCGTCCCCGAGGTCAAGGTGGACTATGCCAAGTTCGCAGCCATCGCCATCGTTCCTGCCGTGCCCGACGACCAGCCTCCCTCGGTCCCAGAAGGGCTGCGTGGCTCCTTCTGGCAGGGCAGGATTTGGCTTTCTTGGAAACGCAATCGAGAGCCCGACCTCGACGGCTACCAGCTCCAGCGAGCTGTGGGGGAAGAAGGCGCGTGGGAGGCGCTTGGTCCAGAGATCATCAAAGGCGTTAGTGCGATTGTGCGCGCAGCGGACAGCGCCGTGGTCGTTGGTCGAACCTACCGCTACCGCGTGCGCGCTCTGGACGTGTTCGGCAACGCCAGTCCGTGGAGCGAGCCGGTAACCGTGATCGCCAGCCGTCCTTCCGAGCAGCTGGCCAGGATCCCGGAGGTTGCCTGGACGCGGCCCATCGGAGATTACCCGGTCGGGGCTACGGGCCATGCGAAACGGGGAGTCCCCCTGGGTGGGATCGGGGCTGGCAACTTCATGTTCAACCTGTGCGGCACCTTCGGTCCGTGGGAATTCCGGACCGGGCTGCACGAAGAGAAATTCCTCTCGGCCGGGGCATTCCACTTGTGGATCCAACAGGGGCACCAGGCGCCGCAGGTGGCGACCCTGGCCACGGAGGATGTCCTGCCTGCCTGGCGACGCCTACTTCCCGGCGAAGGGATATACGCTGCCCTCTACCCCAAAGCCTGGTTCCTGTACCACGGTCTGCCTGTGGAGGTGGCGCTGCGGCACTTCACGCCCGTGATTCCTCACAATTACCGGGAGAGCAGCTTCCCGGTGGCTGTGTTCGAAGCGGTGGTGCGCAACGCGACGACCGAGACGGTTCGGGTAGCCTTTGCCCTTACGTTTCCCAATGCAGACTACGGGGATTGGCCACGCTACGGAAAGCGATCTGTGCTGCGGACGGAGGGCGATATCCTCGGAGTGATCCTCGACGCGACCAGTCCGTCCAACCGCCGCGCCACGGAGGGGACGGAGTGGTGCATTGCCACCCGCCGCCTCAGCCCCGAGGAGGAGGTGAGCTACTGCACCTCCTGGAACGGACGAGGCGACGGCGCGGATTTCTACACCGACTTCGGGGACGACGGGCTCCTCAGCAATCGCAGCCTCCATCCGGACGCCGAAGCAGCGGCGATTGCCGTTCGGAAACGCCTGGCTCCGGGAGAGGTATGGAGTGTGCCCTTTGCTCTGGCATGGGATTTCCCGATCGTGGAATTCGGAGCGGGCACCCAGTGGTACCGCCGCTATACAGAGTACTTTGACACCCAGGCCGACAACTCCTTCGACATCGCCTCCGAAGCTCTGAGAAACTACACCAACTGGGAGGCGATGGTGGACGCCTGGCAGGACAGGATCCTGTCCGAACCGTGTTACCCCGACTGGCTCAAGCAGGCTGCCCTGAACGAACTCTACTACGATACCTTCGGCGGCGTGTTCTGGGAAAACGGTTGCCTCACGAAGCCGGAGGAGTCCTCCTACGGCACGCTTCCGCCCTCCGACCACAAGTACTTCTCCATGGAGTGCCAGGCCTACCCCTTCTGCGAAACCTTCGACGTCCGGCACTACGAGTGCCGCCATTACTTAGTGCTTTGGCCGGAGATTGAAAGGGATGTGCTGCGCTGGTTCGCGGACTACATCGCCAACGATCCGGACGGGAAAGCTCCTCACGACGCCGGAATGCCAAGCCAGGACCCGTTCTTCCGGTTCAGCGGCTACGGCGGCGACTGGCAGGATATGCCCAGCAAGTTCATCCAGCAGGTCTACGCCTACTACCGTACGACACGCGATCGCGCGTTCCTCGACTTCGTCTGGCCGGCGTGCAAGAAAACCTTCGCGTACATGAAAACCAAGGACACCAATGGCAACGGCCTGCCCGATGTTGGCAACACGACCTACGATGCCTGGGGATTTCACGGAGACAATCTCTTGGCCAGCGGATTGTGGATCGGAGCGCTGGAGGCACTGGAGCAGCTGGCCGAGGAAAAAGGAGACGGCGTGCTTCTGAACGATGTGCGCCGCCGACTTTCCCTCGCCCGAGTAGCCGCGAACGCGATTCTCTGGGTGGAAGGAGGGGGCTACTATCGTCTGGATCAGACCTCGGACGTAATCATGGCCGATGGGCTCAACGGCAGCCGGTACTGCGAGACGAACGGTTTGCCCCCGATCTTGCCTCCGGAGCGCATGGCCTCCCATCTCCACAAGGTTTTCGAGCTGTGCGTGGCTCCGCTCCGCGACTTCACGGGTGACGGGGTGGGGGACATGGGCGCCGTGAACGGCCGCAGGCCCGATGGCACCGCCGTGGGCAATGGCCAGGCAGATGAGGTGTGGACGGGCAGCAGCTACTTCGTCGCGGCCATGATGTACCACTGGGGCAAGGAACTGGGCGACGAGCTCCTGTGTCAGCGGGCTCTGCAGACCGCCTACGGCGTGTACTACCAGACCTGGGTCAATGAGGAGACCGCTTACTTTTTCAACACCCCAGAAGCATGGCATTTCAGCGATCCCCGGAGGTACCGCGCTCCCCAGTATCAGCGACCCCGGGCCATCTGGGAGCTTCTCCTGGAAATCAAAGACCCGTTCGCTGGAACAAGCGGCACAGAATCTCCTCCGGAGGCCAGCGTTGCCCCGGGCCATTTCACTCTGCTACCCGGTTGTCCGAACCCCTTTAATGAAGCGACGGCGCTGCGGTATCGGCTCCCGTGGCCAGCCCGGGTTACCGTCCAGGTGTTCGACTCGCGGGGACGCGAGGTGGAGCGACTTTTCGACGGTCCCCAGGCAGCAGGGTGGCACCTGGCCCGGTGGTCCCCGCGCGGGCTCCCCTCGGGAGTCTACGTGTGCAGGATCAGGGCGGCGCGCGGCTCGGAGGAGTACGTGCGGAGTGTGAAGCTCGTGCTTGTCAGATAG
- a CDS encoding cellulase family glycosylhydrolase, whose protein sequence is MKPNARLWSALTGVLLCGLLPVPSLAFLKAQGERIIDTRTGEEVILRGLGLGGWLVPEGYMLRVPGFGSPTSIRNLIADLLGPQLTDEFFQQYRAHYVAEEDVARIAQWGFNSIRLPFHYALLTPPDQPGVYLEEGFQLLDRVVEWCRKYHLYLILDMHCAPGGQNKENHSDSDGIEARLWTDPSNQDRVVDIWRRIAERYAQEEWIGGYDLLNEPVLPSGHSTTELRLLYMRITQAIREVDPNHMVFIEGNWYATDFSNLTPPFDVNLCYSFHKYWNEPTLPTIQYLLDIRRRYHTPLWLGESGENSNPWFGTCIRLMEQNKIGWCWWTHKKFQTLTSPFSAPITAEYQRVLDYWNGRAARPDAELARRALFGMAEQLKLENCVYHPDVVDALLRPGFTTEPVPYSEHRLPGRLLAVEYDMGNEGVAYHDTDYWKTKGLTSGEQWNRGSVFRNDGVDIEASGDTEGNGYSVGWIEAGEWLKFTVQVDVEGTYTVRLRVASPQATGSVQLFLDDSPLAGPIAIPSTGGWKNWQYIDGPTVTLPSGRHVLKLLFPTGGFNLNLVDFRIAGASVKQMGMFQELRSGLWIGRPHPNPVGERLAIPVLSNEEMPLRVQIFDSMGGLVATVHSGEVRAGLRNVTWDGRNAEFQRVPSGVYVCVLESGGRKLVQKLTVVH, encoded by the coding sequence GTGAAGCCGAATGCGCGACTTTGGAGTGCGCTGACGGGGGTCTTGCTGTGCGGTCTCCTCCCGGTGCCTTCTCTCGCCTTTCTGAAGGCCCAAGGCGAGCGCATCATCGACACCCGTACCGGGGAGGAGGTCATCCTACGGGGCCTGGGACTTGGCGGCTGGTTGGTTCCCGAGGGCTACATGCTGAGAGTGCCCGGATTCGGCTCCCCGACGTCCATTCGCAATCTCATCGCCGACCTGCTGGGTCCCCAGTTGACCGATGAGTTCTTCCAGCAATACCGCGCCCACTACGTGGCGGAGGAGGATGTGGCGCGGATTGCCCAGTGGGGGTTCAACTCCATCAGGCTGCCCTTTCATTACGCGCTTCTCACACCGCCCGACCAGCCCGGTGTGTACTTAGAGGAGGGATTCCAGCTCCTCGACCGGGTGGTGGAGTGGTGCAGGAAGTATCACCTCTACCTGATCTTGGATATGCATTGCGCCCCCGGTGGGCAGAACAAAGAGAACCATAGCGATTCGGACGGGATCGAGGCCCGCCTCTGGACCGACCCCTCGAATCAGGATCGGGTGGTGGACATCTGGCGCCGTATCGCCGAGAGGTACGCGCAGGAGGAGTGGATCGGAGGCTATGACCTCCTCAATGAGCCTGTGCTTCCTTCGGGCCACAGCACCACCGAGCTTCGTCTTCTGTACATGCGGATCACGCAGGCGATCCGCGAAGTGGACCCCAACCACATGGTCTTCATCGAAGGGAACTGGTACGCCACAGATTTCAGCAATCTCACGCCCCCCTTCGACGTCAATCTCTGCTACAGCTTCCACAAGTACTGGAACGAGCCGACCCTGCCGACCATCCAGTACCTGCTTGACATCCGAAGGCGTTACCACACTCCCCTCTGGCTTGGCGAGTCCGGAGAGAACTCCAACCCCTGGTTCGGCACCTGCATCCGGCTCATGGAACAGAACAAAATCGGCTGGTGCTGGTGGACCCATAAGAAGTTCCAGACCCTCACCAGCCCGTTCTCGGCCCCCATCACCGCCGAGTACCAGCGGGTGCTCGATTACTGGAATGGGAGAGCCGCCCGGCCCGATGCCGAGCTGGCCCGTCGCGCCTTGTTCGGGATGGCGGAGCAGCTGAAGCTCGAGAACTGCGTGTACCACCCAGATGTGGTGGACGCCCTCCTCCGACCCGGGTTCACAACCGAACCGGTTCCCTACTCGGAGCACCGGCTTCCGGGCCGGCTGCTGGCGGTTGAGTACGACATGGGCAACGAGGGCGTGGCCTATCACGACACAGATTACTGGAAGACCAAAGGCCTCACAAGCGGCGAGCAATGGAACCGAGGCTCCGTCTTTCGCAACGACGGGGTCGATATCGAGGCCAGTGGAGACACAGAGGGAAACGGCTACAGCGTCGGCTGGATCGAGGCAGGCGAATGGCTCAAGTTCACCGTCCAGGTGGACGTGGAAGGAACGTACACGGTCCGATTACGCGTGGCCTCCCCTCAGGCGACGGGCAGCGTCCAGCTCTTCCTGGACGATTCGCCTCTGGCTGGCCCCATAGCCATTCCCTCCACGGGCGGCTGGAAAAATTGGCAGTACATTGACGGCCCCACGGTGACGTTGCCTTCCGGCCGGCACGTGCTGAAGCTCCTCTTCCCCACCGGCGGTTTCAACCTGAACTTGGTTGATTTCCGGATCGCTGGGGCCAGCGTGAAGCAGATGGGCATGTTCCAGGAGCTGAGGAGCGGGCTCTGGATCGGACGGCCTCACCCCAATCCGGTGGGAGAGCGCCTGGCCATACCGGTTCTCTCCAATGAGGAGATGCCACTGCGTGTGCAGATCTTCGACTCGATGGGGGGACTGGTGGCCACCGTACACTCGGGGGAGGTCAGAGCAGGGCTGCGGAACGTAACCTGGGACGGTCGGAATGCGGAGTTCCAGCGCGTCCCCAGTGGCGTGTACGTCTGTGTGCTGGAGAGCGGTGGCCGCAAGCTTGTGCAAAAGCTCACCGTTGTCCATTAA
- a CDS encoding sigma-54 dependent transcriptional regulator, which translates to MGKGHTIRVMLIEDEEFDVRRIRRTLEPFADRIKIVDVFANGRLALEQLAKSPSSYDVVIMDFQIAGGLMGEPLIRRIKEIDPALQIIVVTKMTINMTDYEFANRLLEAGATWYCTKYPADIDDFIYQPTDFILSIFNAYEKRRLELEKRRSAARLEKSIEDILAQRVIVGQSPAIQRLREQIRQCAETDSTVLIRGASGTGKELVATHIHYLSRRRFENFLPINCGSLPENLIESELFGYEKGAFTGAEANKPGLFELADRGTVFLDEITELPLSTQSTLLRVIQEGEIDKIGRTRRVKVDVRVIAATNRDLEREVSEGRFREDLYYRLNVLTIYVPPLAERREDIPLLADHYFKRYSDEMGRLPPELSPAAMEVLLGYPWPGNVRQLQNVIQRLLLTGKPRLDREDVEEALGFQIRLRKEVEIEDWLRRAGDGKILPWREMERRFREEYFRYVRKICSSDAEAARMLGLAPPNFHRMCRDLGLK; encoded by the coding sequence ATGGGCAAGGGCCATACGATCCGGGTCATGTTGATCGAGGACGAGGAGTTCGACGTGCGCCGCATCCGACGTACGCTCGAACCCTTCGCAGACCGGATCAAGATCGTGGACGTGTTCGCTAACGGGCGGCTGGCATTGGAGCAATTGGCCAAGTCGCCGAGCTCGTACGACGTGGTGATCATGGACTTCCAGATCGCGGGCGGCCTCATGGGAGAGCCGCTCATCCGCCGCATCAAAGAGATTGACCCGGCGCTCCAGATCATCGTGGTGACCAAGATGACCATCAACATGACCGACTACGAATTCGCCAATCGCCTCCTGGAAGCCGGGGCCACCTGGTACTGCACCAAGTACCCCGCCGACATCGACGACTTCATTTACCAGCCCACGGACTTTATTCTGAGCATCTTCAATGCCTATGAGAAGAGGCGCCTGGAACTGGAGAAGCGGCGTTCCGCGGCTCGCCTGGAGAAGAGCATCGAGGATATCCTGGCCCAACGGGTCATTGTGGGACAATCGCCGGCCATTCAGCGCCTGCGCGAGCAGATCCGCCAGTGTGCTGAAACCGACAGTACGGTATTGATCCGAGGCGCCTCCGGTACCGGTAAGGAGCTGGTGGCGACTCATATCCATTACCTCAGTCGCCGCCGTTTCGAAAACTTCCTCCCCATAAACTGCGGGAGCTTGCCGGAGAACCTCATCGAAAGTGAGCTCTTCGGGTACGAGAAGGGCGCCTTTACGGGGGCGGAAGCCAACAAGCCTGGCCTTTTCGAGCTGGCCGATCGGGGCACCGTTTTTCTGGACGAGATCACGGAGCTGCCCCTCAGCACCCAGTCCACGCTGCTGCGTGTGATCCAAGAGGGGGAGATCGACAAGATCGGACGAACGCGGCGCGTGAAAGTTGACGTGCGGGTGATCGCGGCCACCAATCGAGATCTGGAGCGCGAGGTCAGCGAAGGGCGTTTCCGGGAGGACCTGTACTACCGCCTCAATGTCCTGACGATCTACGTGCCCCCCCTTGCCGAACGAAGGGAGGACATCCCCCTCTTGGCAGATCACTATTTCAAGCGGTATAGCGACGAGATGGGCCGCCTCCCGCCGGAGCTGAGCCCGGCAGCCATGGAAGTCCTGCTGGGCTATCCCTGGCCTGGGAACGTGCGCCAGTTGCAGAACGTGATACAGCGGCTTCTCCTGACCGGGAAGCCGCGTCTGGACCGGGAGGACGTAGAGGAGGCTCTTGGTTTCCAGATCCGGCTTCGCAAAGAGGTGGAGATCGAGGACTGGTTACGGCGCGCGGGCGACGGGAAGATTCTCCCCTGGCGCGAAATGGAGAGGCGCTTCCGCGAGGAGTACTTCCGCTACGTGCGAAAGATCTGCTCCTCCGATGCAGAAGCCGCCCGGATGCTCGGTCTGGCACCACCGAACTTCCATCGGATGTGCCGCGATCTCGGGCTCAAGTAA
- a CDS encoding ATP-binding protein: MRYVQKLMDKVRPYHFELKHLMVLLSVLVFFQVLVSFIHKVSLQKFLVNTQEWYQRDFAEKLANLTATSLELLLETSLESRPFVSDDEAKKIIQAFNIILSEQLLQHHVQQVCLLLGDGANAHPVDNGQQLFATLFWGMEPPADNDTTYARALQLYREHFDEIISQEQIRSLVEPPRTFHVFVPFVPKGELMGALYMKYAPDFGIVTSGIVSSYNESSLIFTGLIFFGLLAMFYISSYTVKERDEAQRQLFEERERQLRERIHHQKEALFAKRIYHTHHKAEKIMGFIKEDLRRLSVENIQEVKYRVSKYANFISRVIYDMKTYDPPIQAIRGPMFRTDINELLQFLVDNIFRRVSAPLGDYQFQLDLDPNLPVVHVNEFVVWEVFEPLIQNSLDHAGDGQVTVHIRTVYDPEKGESKVYIGDNGVGIRPDLLLEENGVKRLFLENVSTKTTAHQSGYGCYIAYEIATQRCGWRIDAENLSRGCQFVITIPNESRS, encoded by the coding sequence ATGAGGTACGTGCAGAAGTTAATGGATAAGGTGAGGCCCTATCACTTCGAGCTGAAACACCTGATGGTGCTCCTCTCGGTGCTCGTCTTCTTCCAGGTGTTAGTGTCGTTTATCCATAAGGTCTCCCTGCAGAAGTTTCTCGTGAACACACAGGAGTGGTACCAACGCGATTTCGCGGAGAAGCTGGCGAATCTCACCGCAACTTCCCTTGAGTTGCTTCTGGAGACGAGCCTTGAGAGCCGTCCTTTCGTCAGCGACGACGAAGCGAAGAAGATCATCCAGGCTTTCAATATCATTCTGAGCGAGCAGCTGCTCCAGCACCATGTGCAGCAGGTCTGCCTGCTTCTGGGCGATGGCGCCAACGCCCATCCGGTGGACAACGGGCAGCAGCTGTTCGCAACCCTTTTCTGGGGAATGGAGCCCCCGGCGGATAACGACACGACCTACGCGCGCGCCCTCCAGCTCTACCGTGAGCATTTCGATGAAATCATCTCCCAGGAGCAGATCCGGAGCCTCGTCGAACCGCCGCGGACGTTCCACGTTTTCGTCCCCTTCGTCCCGAAGGGCGAGCTGATGGGTGCCCTTTACATGAAGTACGCCCCGGACTTCGGGATCGTAACCAGCGGCATCGTCTCCAGCTACAACGAAAGCAGCCTCATCTTCACCGGCCTCATTTTCTTTGGCCTGCTTGCCATGTTCTACATCTCGTCCTACACGGTCAAGGAGAGGGATGAGGCCCAGCGCCAGCTTTTCGAGGAACGCGAGCGCCAACTGCGGGAACGAATTCACCACCAAAAGGAAGCCCTCTTCGCCAAGCGGATCTACCACACCCACCACAAAGCCGAGAAGATCATGGGCTTCATCAAAGAAGATCTCCGGCGCCTGTCCGTGGAGAACATCCAGGAGGTCAAGTACCGCGTGTCCAAGTACGCTAATTTCATCTCCCGCGTGATCTACGACATGAAGACCTACGACCCGCCAATTCAGGCCATCCGAGGGCCGATGTTCCGAACGGACATCAACGAGCTCTTGCAGTTCCTGGTGGACAACATCTTCCGCCGCGTCTCGGCCCCGCTTGGCGACTACCAGTTCCAGCTGGACCTGGACCCGAATCTGCCTGTGGTCCACGTCAATGAGTTCGTCGTGTGGGAGGTTTTTGAGCCGCTGATCCAGAATAGCCTGGACCACGCCGGCGATGGGCAGGTCACCGTACACATTCGGACCGTATACGATCCGGAAAAAGGCGAGTCCAAGGTTTACATCGGGGACAACGGGGTGGGGATCCGTCCGGATCTTCTTCTGGAGGAAAATGGGGTGAAACGGCTGTTCCTGGAGAACGTGTCGACCAAGACCACAGCCCATCAGAGCGGCTATGGCTGCTACATCGCCTACGAGATTGCCACGCAGCGCTGCGGGTGGAGGATCGACGCCGAGAACCTCTCCCGCGGCTGCCAGTTTGTGATCACCATCCCCAATGAGAGCAGGAGCTGA
- a CDS encoding extracellular solute-binding protein, which translates to MEEQQEEKFGRRVLWGVTFAVIGVAILAIIVGPAILTSPARPPVVKIYYADNISPAHQEIVRRFNERYRNRYQVITVHLPFTRFSTNERKELLARALRSKSDRIDVFSVDVIWVPRFAKWGEPLDAYFTHADRARLLPYALTSCYYQGRLMAVPLYLDIGLMYYRKDLLQQLPDWPALQEKVQRSISWEEFLAAFERWSPKTSPYYLFAADNYEGLICSFVEGVMSLGDSLVDAEGRIRVNTPAARRSLQLLADLVHRYRATPPKVVFFDEILSYMYALDHNAIFFRGWPGFLLHYREQIERTAPLSNFGLAPLPHFAGGRPAFVFGGWNLMISRFSRNGRAALTFVRFLLEEQNQKILYETSGYIPVLQSIYADTSFLAAHPDLSLYRRLMEHGVHRPYIERYTQVSDILSYYANLAIRGEMSVAEALEKAQAAIFSNQFVLK; encoded by the coding sequence ATGGAAGAGCAACAGGAGGAGAAGTTTGGGCGCCGCGTGCTCTGGGGGGTCACGTTTGCGGTGATTGGGGTGGCGATCTTGGCCATTATCGTCGGTCCGGCGATTCTGACCTCACCGGCGCGCCCGCCTGTGGTGAAAATCTACTACGCAGACAACATTTCCCCTGCCCACCAGGAGATTGTGCGGCGCTTCAACGAACGCTACCGCAATCGTTACCAGGTCATTACGGTCCATTTGCCCTTCACCCGCTTCAGCACCAACGAACGCAAGGAGCTTCTGGCACGGGCCCTTCGCAGCAAGAGCGACCGCATCGACGTGTTTTCGGTGGACGTCATCTGGGTACCGCGCTTCGCCAAGTGGGGGGAGCCGCTCGACGCCTACTTCACGCACGCAGATCGCGCGCGCCTTCTGCCCTATGCTTTGACCTCCTGCTACTACCAGGGAAGGCTGATGGCCGTGCCCCTCTACCTGGACATCGGCCTGATGTACTACCGCAAGGACCTCCTGCAACAACTTCCGGACTGGCCGGCGCTCCAGGAGAAGGTCCAGCGCTCGATCTCCTGGGAAGAATTCTTAGCCGCGTTCGAGCGCTGGAGCCCCAAGACGAGCCCGTACTACCTCTTCGCGGCGGACAACTACGAGGGGCTCATCTGCAGTTTCGTGGAGGGAGTGATGAGCCTGGGGGATTCCCTCGTGGATGCCGAGGGGAGGATTCGGGTCAATACGCCCGCGGCCCGGCGCAGCCTGCAGCTCCTCGCCGACCTGGTCCATCGCTACCGCGCCACGCCGCCCAAGGTGGTCTTCTTCGACGAGATCCTGAGCTACATGTACGCCTTGGATCACAACGCGATCTTCTTCCGCGGCTGGCCAGGGTTTCTCCTCCACTACCGGGAACAGATTGAAAGGACCGCTCCCTTGTCGAACTTCGGTCTGGCGCCGCTTCCGCACTTTGCCGGGGGGCGGCCCGCCTTCGTGTTCGGCGGATGGAACCTGATGATCTCGCGATTCTCCCGCAACGGGAGGGCTGCCCTGACTTTTGTGCGTTTCCTCCTTGAAGAGCAGAACCAGAAGATCCTCTACGAAACCTCCGGGTACATCCCCGTCTTGCAGTCCATCTACGCAGACACCTCGTTCCTCGCGGCGCACCCAGATCTATCCCTGTACCGAAGGCTGATGGAGCACGGCGTGCACCGCCCCTACATTGAGCGCTACACGCAGGTGTCGGATATCCTCTCCTATTACGCAAACCTGGCCATTCGGGGGGAAATGTCGGTGGCAGAGGCTTTGGAAAAGGCGCAGGCCGCCATTTTTTCCAACCAGTTTGTACTCAAGTAG
- a CDS encoding family 16 glycosylhydrolase: MGKRVGPVLWITWVLFAWGCSKSSTAPEPSPWKLILDEPFDTLNETRWEKATHTFPYNAARFKPENVTVQDGKLVLTLRPEFYLDRNYTGGELRTRSSYLYGRFSVRMKAARGSGIVSSFFLYRYNPWQEIDIEFLGKDTRKIHLNIYYNPGPEGAANNAGDAGHQWPKVIALPFDAAADFHEYSIEWEEGVVRWYADGKLIHQVADTTHVPDLRMQVMMNLWYSESVAWAGPRDDSNLPAQALYDHVQIFRRR; this comes from the coding sequence ATGGGCAAGCGCGTGGGGCCGGTCCTTTGGATCACGTGGGTCTTGTTTGCGTGGGGATGTTCGAAATCGTCCACTGCACCTGAGCCATCGCCCTGGAAACTCATCCTCGACGAGCCCTTCGACACGCTCAACGAAACGCGCTGGGAGAAAGCCACTCACACCTTCCCGTACAACGCGGCCCGTTTCAAGCCGGAGAACGTCACAGTGCAGGACGGTAAACTCGTCCTCACGCTCCGACCCGAGTTCTACCTGGACCGGAACTACACCGGCGGGGAGCTTCGGACGCGTTCCTCATACCTGTACGGTAGGTTTTCTGTGCGGATGAAGGCTGCGCGGGGGAGCGGGATCGTTAGCTCGTTTTTCCTCTACCGGTACAATCCCTGGCAGGAAATCGACATCGAGTTCCTGGGCAAGGATACACGCAAGATCCACCTGAATATCTACTACAATCCGGGGCCTGAGGGCGCTGCGAACAATGCGGGGGACGCCGGGCACCAATGGCCCAAGGTCATCGCTCTGCCGTTCGATGCCGCGGCCGACTTTCACGAGTATTCGATCGAATGGGAGGAGGGGGTGGTACGCTGGTACGCCGACGGAAAGCTGATCCATCAGGTGGCGGACACGACGCACGTGCCCGATCTGCGGATGCAGGTGATGATGAACCTCTGGTATTCGGAATCGGTGGCCTGGGCGGGGCCCAGAGACGACAGCAACCTCCCAGCCCAGGCTCTGTACGACCACGTTCAGATTTTCCGCAGGAGGTGA